A window of the Juglans microcarpa x Juglans regia isolate MS1-56 chromosome 5D, Jm3101_v1.0, whole genome shotgun sequence genome harbors these coding sequences:
- the LOC121264579 gene encoding uncharacterized protein LOC121264579 isoform X2 translates to MWVDYCSFSMSAFEDPSDIRRLFQRGISFVGKDYLCHALWDKYIQFEFSQQQWSSLAHICIQALWFPTKRLNHYYDRFKKLVASWEEKMEFPSISAAEESPAEPVLDIKAPIWFKNEEISCIIKDLLDPTAGFARSKALQKYLLMGKLFYKEACQLNEKICCFEANIRRSYFHVKPLDSSQLENWHHYLDFVETQGDFDWAVKLYERCLIPCANYPEFWMRYVEFMETKGGREIANHAMDRATLNFLKRVPVIHLFNSRFKEQIGDTSGARASLQQCESESASNFVENVKLKANMEKRMGNFDAASNVYKEAIEMAATKKMLHTLPILYVHFSRHVYVRTGSADAARDVLVDGVKHVPHCKLLIEELINFTMMHEGRKHRNVVESVIADAISSGPSVSQGLNAKDAEDISSLYLEFVDHCGTIHDLRRAWNRHIRFFPHSLRIAPYRHPATGTKTLEPAKEGREETSVAKSCQPAGDSCSNLLIQLSLQEKKLSPSGNRDNTQCDHSPTKVVELKLPSLENDDNQFELATICQHLSGESDGNVQEIVKQSSPEVLECTRDNTAEPNVPPGDVAQGELVSPQIPDQHRRDTPEVSKQLREYAYNSNDLISHIAYETECEQDSHEYLREYDVQEQCSHESEQDLKQPLLENLSLVTQKDRSPVSVPSTSHRCEASQETCVLHGSLPESSCNTSPDGSLYSPLGSQASARSEMEAVNPSSSSNQQNLTPTQALKQPQVPANIGGNWHQNNNTDRVHRHSKFGVRRHSRRKLHQKHQDSPQHYPRAEMDAQTPTSQGYSNQPLPSHNALVQQSSEAQNQYQAAAAHANLTTHTWPMQNVLQQNFATASESQLPAPHVASQTAQYPMQNSQEYNQAWQYYYYQQHQFLLQQQQQQQPNQQLMQQQYQQQLQLQQHYQQQQPFQQQQLQQLQQQQLQYNQQQQFQMPHQQFLPQQQQHQPYLHQQQQQQPQPLQQQQQELEQKEHQQQSTPSEVEA, encoded by the exons ttttaagAAGTTGGTTGCCTCATGGGAAGAGAAAATGGAATTCCCGAGCATTTCTGCTGCTGAAGAATCACCGGCAGAACCTGTGCTTGATATCAAAGCCCCTATTTGGTTTAAGAATGAGGAAATTTCTTGCAtcatcaaagacctgctggaTCCAACTGCTGGCTTTGCTAGATCTAAAGCTCTCCAAAAATACCTGTTGATGGGAAAATTGTTCTATAAGGAAGCATGCCAGTTGAATGaaaaaatttgttgttttgagGCTAATATCCGGAGGTCTTATTTCCATGTGAAGCCGCTAGATTCTAGTCAATTGGAGAACTGGCATCACTATCTGGACTTTGTTGAGACGCAAGGGGATTTTGATTGG GCTGTTAAACTTTATGAGAGGTGCTTGATTCCTTGTGCAAATTACCCTGAATTCTGGATGCGTTACGTGGAATTCATGGAAACCAAGGGAGGAAGAGAAATAGCCAATCATGCAATGGACCGAGCAACGCTAAACTTTCTGAAG AGAGTGCCAGTTATCCATCTTTTCAATTCCAGGTTTAAGGAGCAAATAGGAGATACATCAGGGGCCCGTGCCAGTTTGCAGCAATGTGAGTCAGAATCAGCTTCCAACTTTGTGGAAAATGTGAAACTGAAGGCTAACATGGAAAAACGTATG GGAAATTTCGATGCAGCTTCTAATGTATATAAAGAGGCAATAGAAATGGCTGCTACGAAGAAGATGTTGCATACTCTTCCCATTTTATATGTTCACTTTTCTCGTCATGTATATGTG AGAACTGGTAGTGCAGATGCTGCCAGAGATGTCTTAGTAGATGGTGTCAAACATGTGCCCCACTGCAAATTACTTATAGag GAGTTGATAAATTTCACAATGATGCATGAAGGGCGAAAGCATAGGAATGTGGTAGAATCTGTGATAGCTGATGCAATATCTTCAGGACCGAGCGTATCTCAAGGATTGAATGCAAAAGATGCAGAGGATATTTCAAGCTTGTATTTAGAG TTTGTTGACCATTGTGGAACTATCCATGATTTGAGGAGGGCATGGAACCGTCACATACGATTTTTTCCACACTCTCTAAGGATTGCTCCTTATAGGCACCCAGCTACTGGTACAAAAACCTTGGAACCAGCTAAGGAAGGAAGAGAGGAAACTTCTGTTGCTAAATCTTGTCAGCCAGCTGGAGATTCTTGTTCTAACCTCTTGATCCAGCTCTCTTTACAAGAGAAGAAATTGTCACCATCAGGAAATCGTGATAATACTCAGTGTGACCATTCTCCAACCAAAGTAGTAGAACTGAAACTGCCATCTTTGGAAAATGATGATAATCAGTTTGAGTTGGCTACTATTTGCCAGCATCTATCAGGAGAATCTGATGGCAATGTACAGGAAATTGTAAAACAGTCATCCCCAGAAGTTTTGGAGTGCACCAGAGACAATACTGCTGAACCAAATGTACCACCTGGCGATGTAGCCCAAGGAGAACTGGTGTCTCCACAAATTCCTGATCAGCACAGGAGAGATACTCCTGAAGTTTCCAAGCAGCTTAGAGAATATGCTTACAATTCGAATGACTTAATTAGTCATATCGCTTATGAAACTGAATGTGAACAAGATTCACATGAATACTTGAGAGAATATGATGTTCAGGAACAATGTAGTCATGAGTCTGAACAGGACCTGAAGCAGCCTTTGTTGGAGAATCTCTCCTTGGTCACTCAGAAGGACAGATCCCCGGTCTCAGTTCCCTCCACATCTCACAGGTGTGAAGCTTCACAAGAAACTTGTGTGTTGCATGGAAGCTTGCCAGAGAGCAGTTGTAATACTAGTCCAGATGGTTCCTTGTACAGCCCATTAGGTTCACAAGCTTCTGCCAGATCTGAAATGGAAGCGGTCAAtccctcatcttcatcaaaccAGCAAAATCTTACTCCAACACAGGCACTTAAACAGCCACAGGTTCCTGCAAACATTGGTGGAAACTGGcatcaaaacaataatactgATAGAGTCCATAGACATTCTAAATTTGGCGTTCGTAGGCATTCACGACGAAAACTGCATCAAAAGCACCAGGACTCTCCACAACATTACCCACGGGCTGAAATGGATGCTCAAACGCCTACAAGTCAAGGTTATTCCAATCAGCCTTTGCCTTCTCATAATGCACTAGTTCAGCAAAGCAGTGAAGCACAAAATCAGTATCAAGCAGCAGCTGCTCATGCTAATTTAACAACACACACCTGGCCAATGCAAAATGTGCTGCAGCAGAATTTTGCCACTGCATCTGAGTCTCAACTGCCTGCTCCTCATGTTGCTTCGCAGACAGCTCAATATCCAATGCAGAACAGCCAAGAATATAACCAGGCGTGgcaatattattattaccaGCAGCATCAATTTCTTCTAcaacaacagcagcaacaacagCCTAATCAGCAGCTAATGCAGCAGCAGTATCAGCAGCAACTGCAACTGCAACAACATTACCAGCAACAACAGCCCTTTCAGCAGCAGCAGTTGCAACAGCTTCAGCAACAACAGCTACAATACAATCAGCAGCAACAGTTTCAGATGCCACACCAACAATTTCTACCGCAGCAACAACAGCATCAACCTTACCTCcaccagcagcagcagcagcagccacAGCCACTACAACAGCAGCAGCAAGAACTAGAACAGAAAGAACACCAGCAACAGAGCACTCCATCAGAGGTTGAAGCATAG